The Eleginops maclovinus isolate JMC-PN-2008 ecotype Puerto Natales chromosome 18, JC_Emac_rtc_rv5, whole genome shotgun sequence genome segment CCTTTTCCTTGTGAGCAGTGTGGCAGGAGCTTCCTCGAGAAGAAGTCTCTGGAAAATCACCTTTTGCGCCACGAGGCAAGCAAAGCCCCCTTGCCCTTCCCCTGCCCTCAGTGTAAGAGATCGTACCGGAGAGAGGAGTCACTCCAGAATCACCTCAAGCATCACGAGCGGTCCAAACCGCCAAAGCCCTTCGCCTGCAACCAGTGCGGCAAAACTTTCCGAATCCAGCGCTCTCTGGAGAACCACCTGCTGCGCCATGACAAGTGGAAGCAGATGTTGAAGTGTCATCTTTGTGACAAGACCTGCAAGACGTCGGTCCAGCTGAGGTGTCACATGGCCGTGCACTCGGAGGAAAGACCGTTCAGCTGCGCCACCTGCGGGAAGGAGTTCAAGAGCAAAGACACCCTCCGCTTCCACCAGATGGTCCACTCCAACTCAAAAAAATTCAAATGCACAATGTGCGAGGAGACATTCAAATACGCCCACTCCCTGACCGTGCACAAGAGGAAACACACGGGCATCACCCCGTTCACATGCACCGTGTGCAACAGGTCCTACAGAACAGGCACGGCTCTGAAGAGACACGGCGTGGTCCACACCGGGGAGAAACCCTTCACCTGTCACATATGTGGAGCCAGGTTCAGCATGAACAACAACCTGAAGAGGCACCTGCGCATCCACACCGGGGAGAAGCCCTTCACCTGCTCCGAGTGCGGGAAGAGCTTCTCCGACAACAACAAGCTCAAGGCCCACATGCTCATCCACGGCGCCAGGAAGCCATTCATGTGCGACCTGTGCGGGAAGACCTTCCTCTTCAACTGCCGGCTGCTGATCCACCAGAGGTTTGTGCATGCTGACAGGAACGAGGACACGGAGGGCACGCAGAGGTTTTTGCAGAATAGAAAGAGGAACAAGTCATTGGTTAAACCATTCAGCTGCAAGATATGTCTGAGAGGCTTCAGCGCTGCGTGTTCCCTCAAACTCCACGAGAGAGGCCACAGCGAGAACAAGGAGTTCAACTGCGGCATCTGTGGGAAGGCTTTCCACAACAAGTACTCTTTCGGGTATCACCAGAGAAGCCACGCGGGGGAGAAGCCCTTCGTCTGCGATGTGTGCGGGAAGAGGTTTTTCCACGCCGGCAGCCTGAAGCAGCACGAGCGGATTCACACGGGCGAGAAGCCGTACAAATGCGACCAGTGCGGTAAAACCTTCAGAACAGACGGAAACTTCTACAGACACTTGCGGATCCACACGGGCGAGAAGCCGTTTGAATGTTTGTACTGTCACAAGAAGTTCCACCAGTCCAACCAGCTCAAGTCCCACA includes the following:
- the LOC134880230 gene encoding zinc finger protein 501-like, with translation MKLHKKPFPCEQCGRSFLEKKSLENHLLRHEASKAPLPFPCPQCKRSYRREESLQNHLKHHERSKPPKPFACNQCGKTFRIQRSLENHLLRHDKWKQMLKCHLCDKTCKTSVQLRCHMAVHSEERPFSCATCGKEFKSKDTLRFHQMVHSNSKKFKCTMCEETFKYAHSLTVHKRKHTGITPFTCTVCNRSYRTGTALKRHGVVHTGEKPFTCHICGARFSMNNNLKRHLRIHTGEKPFTCSECGKSFSDNNKLKAHMLIHGARKPFMCDLCGKTFLFNCRLLIHQRFVHADRNEDTEGTQRFLQNRKRNKSLVKPFSCKICLRGFSAACSLKLHERGHSENKEFNCGICGKAFHNKYSFGYHQRSHAGEKPFVCDVCGKRFFHAGSLKQHERIHTGEKPYKCDQCGKTFRTDGNFYRHLRIHTGEKPFECLYCHKKFHQSNQLKSHMQVHTGEKLYSCQQCGRGFSDSRQLKKHSCDGS